One Desulfovibrio sp. Fe33 DNA segment encodes these proteins:
- a CDS encoding exopolyphosphatase, which translates to MRLVTRSDFDGLACAALLKQLNIIDDYLFAHPKDLQDGRVEVTGNDVLANVPYVEGCGLWFDHHTSEMDRLGQFEFEGVSKPLPSCARVIYEYYGPDKFPASYAEFVKAVDKMDSADLTIDEITAPSGWVLLGFIMDPRTGLGRYRNYHISNYQLMLDMIEHCRTRSAEEILEIDDVRERVDRYFEDRDDYIAMLKSNARAHGDAVLMDLRGQEQLYCGNRFMIYTLFPECNISVRVIWGFKKQNVVITVGHSILNRTSAVDVGDLMLSLGGGGHRAVGTCQVPEHKVDETLKTILARING; encoded by the coding sequence ATGAGACTTGTCACTCGATCCGACTTTGACGGCTTGGCCTGCGCCGCCCTCCTCAAGCAGCTCAACATCATTGACGATTATCTTTTCGCCCACCCCAAGGACCTGCAAGACGGCCGTGTTGAAGTGACCGGCAACGACGTCCTCGCCAATGTGCCCTACGTCGAGGGATGCGGATTATGGTTCGATCACCACACCAGCGAAATGGACCGACTGGGCCAATTCGAATTTGAAGGTGTGAGCAAACCGCTTCCGAGCTGCGCCCGAGTGATTTACGAATACTACGGGCCGGACAAATTCCCCGCCTCCTATGCCGAATTCGTCAAGGCCGTCGACAAGATGGACTCGGCCGACCTGACCATCGACGAAATTACCGCACCTTCCGGCTGGGTCCTGCTGGGCTTCATCATGGACCCGAGAACCGGGCTGGGACGGTACCGAAACTACCACATCAGCAATTACCAACTCATGCTCGACATGATTGAGCATTGCCGCACCCGGTCGGCGGAAGAGATTCTGGAAATCGACGACGTCAGGGAGCGTGTGGACAGGTATTTCGAAGATCGCGACGACTACATCGCCATGCTCAAGAGCAATGCGCGGGCGCACGGCGACGCGGTGCTCATGGACCTGCGCGGCCAAGAGCAACTCTATTGCGGAAACAGATTCATGATCTACACCCTGTTCCCTGAGTGCAACATCAGCGTCCGCGTCATCTGGGGATTCAAGAAACAGAACGTGGTCATCACCGTGGGGCATTCCATCCTCAACAGGACGAGCGCGGTGGACGTAGGCGACCTGATGCTATCCCTTGGCGGCGGCGGTCACAGGGCCGTAGGGACCTGCCAGGTCCCGGAACACAAGGTCGACGAAACGCTGAAAACCATCCTTGCCCGGATCAACGGATAG
- a CDS encoding biotin--[acetyl-CoA-carboxylase] ligase: MKPEDGVTASSHPLWQADLRAFAPWTSVGPGSDGAPAGWLKGCGGAEETLVVAGSCSSTMELAARMAADGMLGSWGAVVCARQTMGRGQLRRPWASLPGNMHASIVLPPSPSKGMWAKAMSDLLPLVVGHVVSEVLAGLGADVLVKWPNDILQGGRKVGGMLIEERNGVSIVGVGLNLADSPGDAKMREDRSVPAAKVRLPFFTGGPISLLSQLVNHGKSVYAAILDEIPPPRFISMFESKLAWFGRTILVREGDESSYEAVLAGLSLNGGLVLRRNGEETVLYSGSIFPL; this comes from the coding sequence ATGAAGCCGGAGGACGGCGTCACTGCGTCTTCGCATCCGCTCTGGCAGGCCGACCTGCGGGCCTTTGCGCCCTGGACGTCGGTGGGCCCCGGATCGGACGGCGCTCCGGCCGGGTGGCTGAAAGGATGCGGAGGGGCGGAAGAGACTCTGGTCGTAGCCGGGTCCTGCTCCAGCACCATGGAGCTGGCGGCCCGAATGGCGGCTGACGGAATGCTCGGCTCCTGGGGCGCGGTCGTCTGCGCGCGCCAGACCATGGGGCGCGGTCAGTTGCGGCGTCCGTGGGCGTCGCTCCCGGGCAATATGCACGCCTCCATCGTGCTGCCGCCGTCACCTTCGAAGGGAATGTGGGCGAAGGCCATGTCCGACCTCCTTCCTCTTGTTGTCGGTCATGTGGTCAGCGAGGTTCTGGCGGGTCTTGGAGCGGATGTCCTGGTCAAGTGGCCAAACGACATTCTCCAGGGAGGGCGGAAGGTTGGCGGCATGTTGATCGAGGAGCGAAACGGCGTGTCCATCGTCGGTGTGGGCCTGAATCTCGCCGATAGTCCGGGCGACGCAAAAATGCGCGAAGATCGTTCCGTTCCGGCCGCAAAAGTACGGTTGCCGTTCTTTACCGGCGGTCCGATATCCCTCCTCAGTCAACTTGTAAACCATGGGAAAAGCGTGTATGCAGCAATACTCGACGAGATTCCACCCCCTCGATTCATCTCCATGTTCGAGAGCAAACTCGCCTGGTTCGGACGAACTATCTTGGTCAGGGAAGGAGACGAGAGCTCCTATGAGGCTGTTTTGGCAGGCCTTTCCTTGAATGGTGGACTTGTTTTGCGTCGTAACGGGGAAGAAACGGTGCTGTATTCGGGATCGATTTTTCCTCTCTAG
- a CDS encoding tRNA nucleotidyltransferase: MKLYLAGGAVRDLLLGRPLHDRDYLVMDSSREEFRRAFPEAREVGRTFPIFLINGIEFSFPRANSLKEELKARDLTVNAQLLSEEGELIFHPQGFDDLKRRILRPASDHSMKEDPLRVFRAARFAAQLPEFTPHPDLIGAMREANREGLLRGIPADRIAPELHKVLESPRPGNFLRLLAEADCLLPWFPEFETARSIPAGPAPYHDCDVLTHICRVMDDLAGDPIAVWMGLCHDLGKTLTPPERLPRHYGHDLAGVPLAEATALRLRMSNEYKTAGVKAARWHMIAARYGQLRPATRVDLLMDLHLSCGLSPVFKLVLADHGEDYGSRAARELATILTVRLSPEDMNHGAASGEKLRMLRAQALRNA, translated from the coding sequence ATGAAATTATACTTGGCTGGCGGCGCGGTCCGCGACCTCCTGCTCGGCAGGCCTTTGCACGACAGGGATTATCTGGTTATGGATTCCTCCCGCGAGGAATTCCGCCGGGCCTTTCCCGAAGCCCGAGAAGTGGGCCGGACCTTCCCGATTTTCCTGATAAACGGCATCGAGTTTTCCTTCCCGAGGGCGAATTCCCTAAAAGAAGAATTAAAAGCCCGAGACTTGACTGTCAATGCGCAACTGCTCTCCGAGGAAGGGGAACTCATCTTCCATCCACAGGGGTTCGACGACCTCAAGCGGCGCATTCTCCGCCCGGCCTCCGATCACTCCATGAAGGAAGACCCCCTGCGCGTCTTCCGCGCAGCACGGTTCGCCGCCCAACTGCCGGAATTCACCCCGCATCCCGATCTCATAGGGGCCATGCGCGAAGCGAACCGCGAAGGGCTGCTCCGCGGCATCCCGGCGGACCGTATCGCTCCCGAACTGCATAAGGTGCTCGAAAGCCCCAGGCCGGGCAATTTCCTGCGCCTTCTGGCCGAGGCGGACTGTCTGCTGCCGTGGTTCCCGGAATTTGAGACGGCGCGTTCCATCCCGGCGGGCCCTGCCCCCTATCACGACTGCGATGTGCTGACCCACATCTGCCGCGTCATGGACGACCTGGCAGGCGACCCCATCGCCGTCTGGATGGGACTGTGCCACGACCTGGGCAAGACCCTGACGCCCCCGGAACGGCTGCCCCGCCACTACGGACACGACCTCGCGGGCGTCCCCCTGGCCGAAGCAACCGCCCTGCGGCTGCGAATGTCCAACGAATACAAAACGGCGGGCGTCAAGGCGGCCCGATGGCACATGATCGCGGCCCGATACGGGCAACTGCGACCGGCGACCCGAGTGGACCTCCTCATGGATCTGCATCTTTCCTGCGGGCTCTCCCCCGTCTTCAAACTGGTTCTGGCTGACCACGGTGAAGATTACGGAAGCCGCGCAGCCAGGGAGCTGGCAACCATCCTGACCGTCCGGCTCTCCCCCGAAGACATGAATCACGGGGCCGCATCAGGCGAGAAGCTGCGTATGCTCCGCGCCCAGGCTCTGCGGAACGCCTGA